A portion of the Tachysurus vachellii isolate PV-2020 chromosome 14, HZAU_Pvac_v1, whole genome shotgun sequence genome contains these proteins:
- the LOC132856983 gene encoding uncharacterized protein LOC132856983: MDTLLSAFPSDSSPLTVLGDFNLPSDKLHSSSLLSLLDSFTLTLNSYIPTHKGGNVLDLVFTRPSPATDVTATPLHVSDHHLVSFTITLPTLPKTTSHPLALTRRNLYSVSPSSVASGTLSSLPDPESFSSLPLDSATDTFLSSLSSTMDFLCPMSTKPKKTSCSAPWLSDVLRNNRRELRSSERKWKKSQLDADLDSYRTLMAKFSSDVTSAKTSFYKEKLEASSHDPRKFHNIISSLLNPPAPPSSSSLTAEDFASFYQEKIEEICRTFTPAPTALTSQSMDSPTPLLSHFSTVTAEEILKLIQSCNPTTCPLDPLPSTLLQTISQDLLPFITTITNRSIASGQVPTTFKRARVIPILKKPALDPSDIKQPPRPQPVWL, from the exons atggacacactgcttagtgctttcccttctgatagctcccccctgacagtgcttggtgacttcaacctcccctctgacaagctacattcttcttccctcctgtctcttcttgactcattcacactcacactcaacagctacatccccacacacaaaggaggcaatgtgctggacctggttttcacccgtccttctccagctacagacgtgactgctaccccactacacgtctctgatcatcacctggtatcctttaccatcactctccctaccctacctaaaactacctctcaccccctcgctctaacccgccgcaacctttactctgtctccccttcttctgtagcttctggcactctttcttcccttcctgatcctgagtctttttcctcactgcccttggactcggccacagatactttcctctcatctctttcctcaactatggacttcctctgccctatgtccactaaacccaagaaaacttcttgttctgctccttggctttcagatgtgctgcgcaacaatcgaagagagctaagatcatcagagagaaagtggaagaaatcacaacttgatgcagatcttgattcttaccgaacactcatggccaagttctcctcagatgtgacttctgccaagacttccttctacaaggaaaagcttgaagcttcctcacatgaccctcggaaattccacaacatcatctcttctctgctcaaccccccggctccaccttcttcatcctccctgactgcagaagactttgcttctttctaccaggagaagattgaggaaatctgccggaccttcactccagccccgactgcacttacatctcagagtatggactcccctacacctttgttgtcacatttctcaactgtaacagcagaagagattctaaaactcatccagtcttgcaatcctaccacctgcccattggatccactcccttccactttgctgcagaccatctcgcaagaccttctgcccttcattacaactatcaccaatagatccatagcatctggtcaggtaccaactaccttcaagagagcaagggttattcccatcctgaagaaacctgctctggatccatcagacatca aacaacctccaagaccccaaccagtctggctttaa